The region ATCATGGAAGGAGATGTGGACGATGTAATATCTTTTAGGAAGCAGCCGTGGATGTTATGCAAGGTCTGCAAATAATGGAATATCATATAGTAAGCCGGGGATCATTTCTCATTCCAACTGCCTGTTTGCGGTTGTCTAGACATCTTTTGTCTATCTGTGGTTTCCTTTCCCTCGACTGTCTGTGTCCCATGGGTTCAATCTTTATGCTGCACCGGTGTCTGTTGTCCGTGTGCCCACCCCGACcttgggcttggaggatccacctcaacTTTTGAGTCTAACACTGTAATCTTAATCTGCCATCCTTTCTAATGCTGTGAGTTTATAAAACACTGTTTCGGTAGGATATATGTTTCCTGACGTACTGGACACTGACTATTGTACAAATGTTGTTCATATTGTTACTATACAATAAACATGTATACTTACATGTGATAAAGGAAGCAATAAATTGCTTCTGATTGGTAGTCCAGCCCTGATTATGTTTCTGCAGGTTTTGGTGGATTTTTCCAGATTTAGGTCTTATTTCTGGAATGCAGGTCTCCCTGAGATGTAGATGGTCCTCCCAGAGGTAGGTGGTTATCTTCTTAGATGTTTTCCATAAGAAGTTTGCCTCCACATTTTCGGCAATATTGCTTCTCTTTACAGATCTTAGTGAAGCGTCCGACTCTAAGGAGACAGAAAGAACACGGACTATCAGACTAGAAAGGGCAGGAATATCAGTTACTAGAGATGATGTCCTGGTATCAGAATATTGCATTAATGTAGTTTCTTTataattatataaaaataaaatatttcctTACCTGCGTCCACAACCTGCGCACACATAGTTGTACTTGTACTTGATGTCAAAAGTGTGATAGACGCTCACAGGTGGTAACTCGGGGTGGACACGTGCGGCCTGTTCGGTGTACGACACCCAGAATGGACCATGTCCATCAACTTGTACGCCATTTAAATGCCAGCAAGCGGCATGGCACATTTCATGCAGTAATGTGTCTCTAAGGCGCTCTAAAGATATAAATTACACAGTTACTATAAGTCATAAAGATACTTCACATCACAAGTGCCAACCTGCTGGGCCATATTATCGGGAAAGCTTCAGAAACCTTTGCCCTGGAGCTTTGGAGATTTCCCCAACTAAAGGATCTGAAGGATCTCCATCACCCAGGCTGACTTTTCTGATTCATCGACCCAGTCATTTCTAGCTACAAGCCTGGAAGTTACTATTTATGTGTATTTTATCCACTGTTCACCTTCGGACCTGCCACACTTAGGGAAAAAGGAGCCATGGAAGGTTTTTCAATTACCCTATCCAGTTAAGAGCCTACAgccgtgtatgtgtgtctgtgtttcTCTGGTTTGCAAGCTATGAAAGTTTCAGTAACTTCAGTCTGGCTCTAACAACCTGTTATTTCTATCACAATGTCAATTTTTTGCTATATGATGGTCATATCAGACTTACCTGCAGAGTCGCACACTTTCTCTGACAGTTGAATTATGGAGTATAGTTCTCCATCCAGAAAGGTGTTACGGCAGTTTCCAGCTGATACCCTGAGTCTCTTACTCCACTTTATTTCTATGTTTGACTCAGGAAGCTAAAGATGAGGAATGAAGAAATAAAATACTTTATATCTGTAATTCAATGAAAAACAGCGAAAAATACAGTCCCTTCTAAGACACTACAAAAGGGAGGTATAACTTGTGACTACTGGTCCTAAAGACTCCCGTAGCCACGGGGTCCCGGGGTCAGTGCTACCTCCTCCGCACCAGTGTCACTGTGCATTTACATGGAGGAATAGTAAAAGTTATAGATGATTTATTACACAGACGTTTACATGAAGAGTTACAGATAGCAGAATATAGATGAGGATGTATGACCCGGGGATTGTAATACTTTACCTTGCTCTCAAACACGGTGCTGTTGAAGATCTTGAACAGCCATGTAACCAGCTCATATTTGGTGTTTGGGAAGTCCTGCACAtacggagatgccggagatgtgagGTCCATTAAGACCCAGCCCTGAGTGCCACAAATAGGCCTGGAAGTATAGAAGATCATACATGAAGCCTTAGGTCATATCTCAGGACATACAGAACATTTACCTATTCATTCCTTTCCCCTACAATTTAGAAGGGATTTCCCAATTAAGAATCGAGTCTCCCCAATGGTAGAAGGTCAGGGGCACATATACAGCGGGGGCAGCCAGCTATAAGCTATGAGTCCGGGCAGGTGGAAGTATCAGCACGGAGATAAATCTCCCGAAAATGTCAATGCAAGAATATAATATATTGCTATGTGAGTAGAGCTGGAACGTCTCATTGGGAGCCAGGAGTTCTACAGGGCAGAGAGGAGGATTAACTACACCCTGACATGGATTGGGGTGTAAAACAAGGAGATGTGGGAGTGCTGGATTATGTGAACTGAGGTGACGGCTGAGGACGTCCACCAGTAGGCTGCATCACTTTTTAGTTTATAGTATACCATAACTTTATATAACTTACTGCTCCTCTGAGGTGGATCTCTCCAGGCATCCAGATGATTCTGTATCTGGAAGGAAACATGGAGCAGTGAAAATCTTTTCATCTTTGGTCATTTTACATTAGGGCATCTACGTAATATTCTTATACAGTTTAGCTAAATTTGCCACCCTTGATTTAAAGGGAGTGAAAAGGCAGCAGATATTCGGGGCCATTACTCCTTTTTACTCTAGAGTGCCATGACTGTGACCACTTTTTGGCTATCCGGCCAAGGTGCCCTGTCTTGTCTGTTTATAAATTGTGATATAATCCATAGTTTTGGACACTGACCAGTGACAGGAGATGATGGTGTTATTATATTGTATTCTCCATCGCTGAGAATATAAATCTGTGGAGATCCGCAATGCTCAGGGGCGTCATCAGCCACGATGTCAGAAGTCCTGAGTCCTGTGAATAACATAGAACAGCGCAGAAAATGGATTAATGGACTGTGTCAGACACCAGAAATCTAGGTTGTGTCTAGAAAACACAGCTAATTAGTCCTTACTTTTGGGAGATGATGTCTCCTCCCCACTAAGATAATCATCGTCATCAGACACAACAATGATGTTGAAGTCACTGTGAAAACAAATATAGAAATAGGAATTAATGGGGAAAATTCTAATATTGAAACTACATGAAATTAAGGATGAAATTATTAATATAAATGGATCAGATGAAGTAATTCACAGCCCAGGAACTATCAGGGTCTCATATGAAGCCACGATGAAGGACACTGATTGTCCCCAATAGAAATGTCTCCCAATGGAACCTGAGCTCAGAGATGGAGAA is a window of Ranitomeya variabilis isolate aRanVar5 chromosome 2, aRanVar5.hap1, whole genome shotgun sequence DNA encoding:
- the LOC143809851 gene encoding germ cell nuclear acidic protein-like, translating into MANKKRTFVLSDSENSSDEDFHQSHPKKRPRLPDQQEAGFDTGITSADPDVITTFPSVSNDIYSDFNIIVVSDDDDYLSGEETSSPKRLRTSDIVADDAPEHCGSPQIYILSDGEYNIITPSSPVTDTESSGCLERSTSEEQPICGTQGWVLMDLTSPASPYVQDFPNTKYELVTWLFKIFNSTVFESKLPESNIEIKWSKRLRVSAGNCRNTFLDGELYSIIQLSEKVCDSAERLRDTLLHEMCHAACWHLNGVQVDGHGPFWVSYTEQAARVHPELPPVSVYHTFDIKYKYNYVCAGCGRRVGRFTKICKEKQYCRKCGGKLLMENI